One window of Trifolium pratense cultivar HEN17-A07 linkage group LG5, ARS_RC_1.1, whole genome shotgun sequence genomic DNA carries:
- the LOC123887160 gene encoding rac-like GTP-binding protein ARAC7 isoform X2 — translation MQTQIPKSRETPFLHLLLLNSLQTSKLNQTFEVVSFYIKNQTSACLFLLIIMSASKFIKCVTVGDGAVGKTCMLICYTSNKFPTDYIPTVFDNFSANVAVDGSIVNLGLWDTAGQEDYSRLRPLSYRGADIFVLAFSLISRASYENVLKKWMPELRRFAPNVPIVLVGTKLDLREDRGYSADHAGYNIITSAEGEELRKQIGAAAYIECSSKTQQNVKAVFDTAIKVVLQPPRRKEMPRKKRQRRSGCSFVGIVCGGCAA, via the exons ATGCAAACTCAGATACCAAAATCCAGAGAAACCCCTTTTCTTCATTTACTCCTTCTTAACTCTCTTCAAACCTCAAAACTCAATCAAACTTTTGAGGTTGTTTCTTTCTACATTAAAAACCAAACAAGTGCTTGTCTTTTCCTTCTTATA ATCATGAGTGCATCAAAGTTCATTAAATGTGTTACTGTTGGTGATGGAGCTGTTGGAAAAACTTGCATGCTCATTTGCTACACCAGCAACAAATTCCCCACT GATTATATACCAACAGTATTTGATAATTTTAGTGCAAATGTAGCTGTGGATGGAAGCATTGTGAATTTGGGGTTATGGGACACTGCAG GCCAAGAAGACTATAGTAGATTGAGGCCACTGAGCTATAGAGGAGCTGATATATTTGTGTTAGCATTTTCATTGATTAGTAGAGCTAGCTATGAAAATGTTCTTAAGAAG TGGATGCCCGAATTGCGTCGATTTGCTCCTAATGTTCCAATTGTTCTTGTTGGTACGAAGTTGG ATCTTCGTGAAGATCGTGGATATTCAGCTGATCACGCGGGTTATAATATTATAACATCTGCTGAG GGAGAAGAACTGAGGAAACAAATTGGTGCTGCGGCATACATTGAGTGCAGCTCGAAGACTCAACAG AATGTCAAAGCGGTTTTCGATACTGCGATTAAGGTTGTTCTTCAACCTCCAAGGAGGAAAGAAATGCCGAGGAAGAAAAGGCAAAGAAGGTCTGGTTGCTCATTTGT AGGTATTGTGTGTGGAGGTTGTGCTGCTTAA
- the LOC123887160 gene encoding rac-like GTP-binding protein ARAC7 isoform X3 produces MSASKFIKCVTVGDGAVGKTCMLICYTSNKFPTDYIPTVFDNFSANVAVDGSIVNLGLWDTAGQEDYSRLRPLSYRGADIFVLAFSLISRASYENVLKKWMPELRRFAPNVPIVLVGTKLDLREDRGYSADHAGYNIITSAEGEELRKQIGAAAYIECSSKTQQNVKAVFDTAIKVVLQPPRRKEMPRKKRQRRSGCSFVGIVCGGCAA; encoded by the exons ATGAGTGCATCAAAGTTCATTAAATGTGTTACTGTTGGTGATGGAGCTGTTGGAAAAACTTGCATGCTCATTTGCTACACCAGCAACAAATTCCCCACT GATTATATACCAACAGTATTTGATAATTTTAGTGCAAATGTAGCTGTGGATGGAAGCATTGTGAATTTGGGGTTATGGGACACTGCAG GCCAAGAAGACTATAGTAGATTGAGGCCACTGAGCTATAGAGGAGCTGATATATTTGTGTTAGCATTTTCATTGATTAGTAGAGCTAGCTATGAAAATGTTCTTAAGAAG TGGATGCCCGAATTGCGTCGATTTGCTCCTAATGTTCCAATTGTTCTTGTTGGTACGAAGTTGG ATCTTCGTGAAGATCGTGGATATTCAGCTGATCACGCGGGTTATAATATTATAACATCTGCTGAG GGAGAAGAACTGAGGAAACAAATTGGTGCTGCGGCATACATTGAGTGCAGCTCGAAGACTCAACAG AATGTCAAAGCGGTTTTCGATACTGCGATTAAGGTTGTTCTTCAACCTCCAAGGAGGAAAGAAATGCCGAGGAAGAAAAGGCAAAGAAGGTCTGGTTGCTCATTTGT AGGTATTGTGTGTGGAGGTTGTGCTGCTTAA
- the LOC123887160 gene encoding rac-like GTP-binding protein ARAC7 isoform X1: protein MQTQIPKSRETPFLHLLLLNSLQTSKLNQTFEVVSFYIKNQTSACLFLLILLVLPNISYFYIMSASKFIKCVTVGDGAVGKTCMLICYTSNKFPTDYIPTVFDNFSANVAVDGSIVNLGLWDTAGQEDYSRLRPLSYRGADIFVLAFSLISRASYENVLKKWMPELRRFAPNVPIVLVGTKLDLREDRGYSADHAGYNIITSAEGEELRKQIGAAAYIECSSKTQQNVKAVFDTAIKVVLQPPRRKEMPRKKRQRRSGCSFVGIVCGGCAA, encoded by the exons ATGCAAACTCAGATACCAAAATCCAGAGAAACCCCTTTTCTTCATTTACTCCTTCTTAACTCTCTTCAAACCTCAAAACTCAATCAAACTTTTGAGGTTGTTTCTTTCTACATTAAAAACCAAACAAGTGCTTGTCTTTTCCTTCTTATACTCTTAGTCTTACCAAACATTTCCTATTTTTATATCATGAGTGCATCAAAGTTCATTAAATGTGTTACTGTTGGTGATGGAGCTGTTGGAAAAACTTGCATGCTCATTTGCTACACCAGCAACAAATTCCCCACT GATTATATACCAACAGTATTTGATAATTTTAGTGCAAATGTAGCTGTGGATGGAAGCATTGTGAATTTGGGGTTATGGGACACTGCAG GCCAAGAAGACTATAGTAGATTGAGGCCACTGAGCTATAGAGGAGCTGATATATTTGTGTTAGCATTTTCATTGATTAGTAGAGCTAGCTATGAAAATGTTCTTAAGAAG TGGATGCCCGAATTGCGTCGATTTGCTCCTAATGTTCCAATTGTTCTTGTTGGTACGAAGTTGG ATCTTCGTGAAGATCGTGGATATTCAGCTGATCACGCGGGTTATAATATTATAACATCTGCTGAG GGAGAAGAACTGAGGAAACAAATTGGTGCTGCGGCATACATTGAGTGCAGCTCGAAGACTCAACAG AATGTCAAAGCGGTTTTCGATACTGCGATTAAGGTTGTTCTTCAACCTCCAAGGAGGAAAGAAATGCCGAGGAAGAAAAGGCAAAGAAGGTCTGGTTGCTCATTTGT AGGTATTGTGTGTGGAGGTTGTGCTGCTTAA